CGCGGCGACGCGCCCTTCGCGCTGTGCGAGCAAGGTGTCGAGTTCGGCGGCGGCGCGACGCGCCACATCGACCGCCGTTTCGCCATCGCGTGCGCGACGCGCGTCGGGCGACGCCACGACGTGTGCATGGCGCAGCAGCGGATCGTAGGCATCACGGAACAAGGCGACGTCCGTCACGGCAAGCGCGCCGAGCGTCTCGCCGTGATAGCCATTGCGTACGCACACGAATTCGCGCTTGTCGCTGTGGCCCCGGTTGCGCCACGCGTGAAAACTCATCTTGAGCGCGATCTCGACGGCCGATGCGCCATCGGACGCAAAGAACGCATGGCCGAGCACGCCGCCGGTCAATGCCGACAGCCGCTCGGCCAGCGAGACGACCGGCTCGTGCGTGAAACCGGCGAGCATGGCGTGTTCGAGGCGGCCGAGCTGATCGACGAGCGCCGCGTTGATGCGCGGATTCGCATGGCCGAACAGATTGACCCACCACGAACTGATCGCATTGAGGTAGCGCTCGCCGCCGGTATCGACGAGCCATGGACCTTCGCCGTGAGACAGGGCGACGAGCGGCAGCTTTGCCTGTTGCTTCATCTGCGTGCAAGGGTGCCAGACCTGTCGCAGGCTGCGCGCGGCGAGATCACCGGGACCGGTGGGGGGGCGCGGGGAGGCGTCCATCTTCGACTCCTTGGAGGGCTGTGCCGGACGACGATCGTCATGACGCGCGTCGTCGGTACGGCTGGCCGGTGCCGGGCAGGAGACTGCCCGTTGCTGCACGTGGCCGGAGGTGGGGGATGGGCGCATGGTAGGCAAAGCGATTTGGCAGGGCAATAGGCGGAATTGGCGCAAAAATTCGCTGTTTTGTGAGCCGTAAAAAGACGTTATCGGCAATTTCGTAAATCTCGCCGTCAACATTGCGGCATCTCCGCCCTCGCCTCTCCCAAAAAAAATTTGTAACCGCGATGGGGACGCTCAGGAAGCGTTGCGCCACGATGGCGATCGCTTCTCAAGGAACGAACGCACGCCTTCGCGACCATCACCGGACGCGCGGATCGTTGCGATGCGATCCGCCGTGTCGGCGATGGCGGCGTCATCGATGGCACGGCCCGCGAAGTCCTGTACCAGACGCTTGCATTCCTTCACGGCGTTCGGACTGTTGTCCACGAGCGCCCGGGTCAGGGCGCTCACGGTGCCGTCGAGAGCTTCGGCGCTCACGACTTCGTGCACCAGGCCGAGACGCTGTGCCGTCGCCGCCGTGAAGCGTTCGGCCGTCACGAAGTAACGGCGCGACGCCTGCTCGCCCAGCGCCCGGATGACGTAAGGGCCGATGGTGGCGGGAATCAGGCCGAGTTTCGCTTCGGACAGGCAGAAGTGCGCAGTGTCGACGGCCACCACGATGTCGGCCACCGCTGCGAGGCCGACGCCGCCCGCATACGTATCGCCCTGCACGCGCGCAATCACCGGCTTGGGGCAGCGGTAGATGGTGCTGAGCATGACCGCGAGCGTCATCGCATCGGCGCGGTTCTCGGTGTCCGAGTAGCCGGCCATCTTCTTCATCCAGTTCAGGTCGGCGCCGGCGCAGAACGCGACGCCTTCGGCGGCCAGCACGATGGCGCGCACGTCATCGTTCGTGGCGAGGGCCCGGAAGGTG
This is a stretch of genomic DNA from Pandoraea faecigallinarum. It encodes these proteins:
- a CDS encoding enoyl-CoA hydratase/isomerase family protein → MNLATLKLRVDAHVATVTLNRPDVRNAFNETVIEELTGTFRALATNDDVRAIVLAAEGVAFCAGADLNWMKKMAGYSDTENRADAMTLAVMLSTIYRCPKPVIARVQGDTYAGGVGLAAVADIVVAVDTAHFCLSEAKLGLIPATIGPYVIRALGEQASRRYFVTAERFTAATAQRLGLVHEVVSAEALDGTVSALTRALVDNSPNAVKECKRLVQDFAGRAIDDAAIADTADRIATIRASGDGREGVRSFLEKRSPSWRNAS